The bacterium genome segment CCGAAAGAAATATATGGTCTTCTCTCAGGCGGTGTACATTTTCCTGAATCATTACATATAGGAGATAAAAAGAAACTACCATCAATTCTTTTAGGGGGAACCAATGAGTCTATATACCAAATACCAAAGTATAAATTCCATACATGATGAGATATTCTTTCTAAATGTATGTTTTTAGACACATAGAAAGGTAGGACAGTGTCAGGAGGAATTATGAGTGTGGAACATGTCTCTAAAGAATATGATTGATAAATGCCAGTTCGTATATAGTTTAGTTTACTTGGAAGCCACCTATTATTTGATATTGTTATTTTGCAAGGACATAAAGTTAAACTATCCCAACAAAATCTGTAATTAATATGTCTTCCTGAAGAATCTATGTAATCATACCAATATTCAACAGATTTAAAATATATAGAATCGCTGGTTGAATCTATTATTTCAACTCTTGCTATTTCTCGTAATGGATTTAATGGTTGGCTTAAACTGGCTTTTTGGATATAAGTTCCTCCAGGCACGCTTATCATACTATCAATACGGGGGTATAATATTCTCACTATAGGTTGAGCATATAATAATTCAAAAATTAATATGGTAATTATCGCTAACCATCTCATTTTAACCCCCTGCTATTTTATGAGAAACATTTTCAATACTTTTCACCTCACCACCAAAACCTTCCTCACCACACTCCTTCATAAAGCCAAAATATTTTTCTAATTATAATTCTACTTGACATCAAAGCAATCGCTAACCTTATTTTATCGCTATTTTTGAAGATTGGGCTAATATGGTGAGTCAAAAAGGAGGTGTATGGTATGAGGAAAGGTGTGTATGCTTTGTTTTACTGGTTCTCTAAGCAAGTTTCTAAAAAGATAATCGCTATAGCTTTGTTAGAGGCGTTGCTCATTGGTTCTGTGTTTTTCCTCACCTCGTGCTCTAAGGAGGAGTCAAAGGAGGAGGAGCACTGCGCTAATATTACGGGACGCTATGCCTTCACTCTTATGCCTGATGTTAGCGTAACCGATACGACCCTAATAAAGGGAATGCATGGCACCGACTATCCTGAGTATCCCGCAACATACGATGGAGTGTATCTATACGAGGATAAGGAAGGCAATATAGTGGGCGAATATTATACCTGGAAGTTTTCTGGCGTGCACAAGGGCGATAGCGTAATCCTCGACCTTTATGTTCATCCCGACGGTGATGTGGACATTACCCGCACTATTGATGAGATGGTCAAGTATTCGACTATGAAACTTAAGGTTAACGAGTTCTGCCAGCTTGAGGGAACGGGTTATTACTACGACTACGAGGATTATCCGGATGTAGTTAATGAAAAATACAAGGTTTTTGCGAGAAAAATGCAAAACGAGACTGACTTTACGCAGTTTAGTTTCTGCGACCTTATATGTAGCATTACATCGTGGGCTATATCGACATTAACTTACAATACGATTCGTCCTATGGGAAACTGCTACCTTCACAAAGATGGCGGTGGTTACTATATTTATGGCCATGTGGGTCCGGGAAGTATATTCCCAGTTTACACGCAGACTGTATATCTCCCTTGGGAGTGGTCGTGGTGCAAGGTGAGAAAATATCATTTCTCAATCGATATAGGCGACGAAGCCATCGGTTATGAAGCACTCGTTGACTTTCTTGACCAATTCAGGTCTGTATACTCTGCTTTCTACGAGAAAATTGGGATGCCATCCTACGACTATCTTATAAACAGCATCCACGATTTCTACGAAAGATACGGCGGGTTTGCTATAAGCTTGGCATATGATACTCATACCAATAACCTTTCGATATATGTTAACCACACGCGAGGTGATAGCGAAGAGGCAAAAAACGAGCCATTCATTCAGGCAATGAAAGATGCTCTTGACAATCTGGTTGGAGGAGTCTATGTCTTCGCAGGGCAACACATACACGATTCGTGGCATCTACGAAGGAGCGAATTCGGGGTATGCAACTCCCTTCTTATCATAATTTATCTTTTCGGAACGAATGAGGTGATATACAATTAATTAGTTGTTTGTAATCACACTTTGCTAAAATGCGTTCCTATTTAATGCACTACCCCCATTGAAGGGGGTAGTTTTTTGCCAAAAATGTCGACCTGTCAAGCGCCGGGATTTTATTGGGGAACTTTTGATCGTGCTAAAGATTCCGGCAGATTCTTTTTACCATTACTTTTTTAAGCTTTTACCACAGCTTTTCGCCCTCTATTTCTTTGCCGGGTTCGCCGTAAAGTATTGCTGCTTGCGCTGCTGCGAGTCTTGCTACTGGAACCCTGTATGGCGAGCAGCTAACATAATCGAGTCCGATCCTGTGGCAGAACATTACTGATTTCGGTTCGCCGCCATGTTCACCGCATATCCCCACTTTAAGGTCGGGATTGCTCTGGCGACCATATTTTACCGCTATCTTCATCAGCCTTCCTATACCTGTCTGGTCGAGAACCTGGAACGGGTCCTCGTCATAGATGCCCATCTTAACATAATCCTTTAGAAATTTGCCAGCATCGTCGCGGGAGAAACCAGAACCCATCTGCGTCAAATCGTTTGTTCCAAACGAGAAAAAGTCCGCATATTGGGCGATCTCATCGGCAGTTATTGCCCCGCGTGGAACCTCAATCATCGTGCCTACTTTGTATTCGACCTCTTCGCCGAGTTCCTCGAAAACTTTCTTTGCAGTTCTGTCTATAACCTCGCGCGTCAGCTGAAGCTCTTTCCAGTGGCCGACCAGCGGAACCATTATTTCAGGGCGAACCTCTATGCCCTCGCGCTTAACCTGGATTGCAGCTTCAATAATAGCCCTGACCTGCATTTCCGTCACCTCGGGATATGTGAGTCCCAATCTGCATCCTCGATGACCGAGCATGGGGTTGAATTCGTGCAATTCCTCGACGGTCCGCTTTACTTTTTCCACAGGAACATTCATCGCCTCAGCCATCTCCTGTTGTCCTTTCTCATCCTTTGGCAGGAACTCGTGAAGCGGAGGGTCTAAAAGTCTTATCGTTGCGGGTCTGCCACCCAGCTCGCGGAATATTCCTATGAAGTCTTCGCGCTGCAAGGGGAGGAGTTCTTCAAGCGCCTGATTGTACTGTGCCAGTGGTTGCTCGAGCTCTTTTTTAACCTTTTCGTATTCTTCGCTGTCCTCGGGGAGTTCTTCAAGCCGCTGCCTAAGAGTTTTTACCTCATCAGCTACCAGAATCATTTTCCTGAACGAAACAATCCGTTTACCCTCGAAGAACATGTGCTCGGTGCGGCAAAGTCCTATTCCCTCAGCGCCGAATTTTACCGCAATAGCGGTATCGCGGGGTGTGTCCGCATTGGTGTGAACGCCGATTTTCCTGAATTCGTCTGCCCAGTCCATTATGGTTTTGAAGTCACCGGCTACCTCTGGCTCAATAGTGGGAATCTTGCCGAGATAGACTGTTCCGAGTGCGCCGTTTATTGAGATCCAATCTCCCTGTTTCACCACCACATCTCCGACCTTAAACTGCTTGTTGTCATAATCTATGGCGATATCGCCAGCGCCGGCAACGCATGGTATCCCCATTCCTCGAGCCACCACCGCAGCATGTGATGTCATTCCGCCGCGCGCGGTTAGTATTCCCTTGGAAACTGCCATGCCACCTATATCTTCGGGTGAGGTTTCCAGTCGGGTTAGTATAACCGCTTCGCCATTTTTAGCCCACTTTTCGGCTTCCTCGGCGTTGAAGACCACTCTTCCTGTGGCAGCACCCGGTGAGGCGGGCAGGCCGCGTGCGATAACTTTCGCCTTCTTCTCTTCGTCGGGGTCGAAGGTAGGGTGAAGAAGCTGGTCAATGGAATTGGGGTCGATGCGTAGTATTGCTGTCTTTTTGTCTATTAAGCCCTCTTTTACCATATCCACTGCTATCTTTACTGCTGCCTGAGCTGTTCGCTTTCCG includes the following:
- a CDS encoding pyruvate, phosphate dikinase; translation: MAKYVYFFSKEFVEGSAEMKDILGGKGANLAEMCRIGLPVPPGFTISAEVCDYYYKHNHTYPPELEEQVNEALEKLEKIRGRKLGDPKKPLLVSVRSGAAVSMPGMMDTVLNLGLNEKTLEALAEETDNPRFAWDAYRRLIQMFGDVVLGIPHEEFEHAIEEVKREFGKRQNIEGIDEMTQEQLNKLVPDTALTVDDLKELVKKYMEIYEKHGKTFPQDVNEQLWMAIGAVFGSWNNPRAVKYREIHNIKGLLGTAVNIQTMVFGNLGEDSGTGVGFTRNPSTGENKLYGEYLLNAQGEDVVAGIRTPKPIDELKNEMPKVYEELLKIKDILEKHYRDVQDFEFTIERGKLWMLQTRTGKRTAQAAVKIAVDMVKEGLIDKKTAILRIDPNSIDQLLHPTFDPDEEKKAKVIARGLPASPGAATGRVVFNAEEAEKWAKNGEAVILTRLETSPEDIGGMAVSKGILTARGGMTSHAAVVARGMGIPCVAGAGDIAIDYDNKQFKVGDVVVKQGDWISINGALGTVYLGKIPTIEPEVAGDFKTIMDWADEFRKIGVHTNADTPRDTAIAVKFGAEGIGLCRTEHMFFEGKRIVSFRKMILVADEVKTLRQRLEELPEDSEEYEKVKKELEQPLAQYNQALEELLPLQREDFIGIFRELGGRPATIRLLDPPLHEFLPKDEKGQQEMAEAMNVPVEKVKRTVEELHEFNPMLGHRGCRLGLTYPEVTEMQVRAIIEAAIQVKREGIEVRPEIMVPLVGHWKELQLTREVIDRTAKKVFEELGEEVEYKVGTMIEVPRGAITADEIAQYADFFSFGTNDLTQMGSGFSRDDAGKFLKDYVKMGIYDEDPFQVLDQTGIGRLMKIAVKYGRQSNPDLKVGICGEHGGEPKSVMFCHRIGLDYVSCSPYRVPVARLAAAQAAILYGEPGKEIEGEKLW